One region of Bacillus zhangzhouensis genomic DNA includes:
- the lepA gene encoding translation elongation factor 4: MTDKEKRLERQSRIRNFSIIAHIDHGKSTLADRILEKTAAITQREMKEQLLDSMDLERERGITIKLNSVQLKYKAKDGEEYIMHLIDTPGHVDFTYEVSRSLAACEGAILVVDAAQGIEAQTLANVYLALDNNLEILPIINKIDLPSAEPERVREEIEDVIGLDASEAVLTSAKAGIGIEEILEQIVEKVPAPAGDPEAPLQALIFDSLYDAYRGVIAYIRIVEGTVKPGQKIKMMATGKEFEVLEVGVFTPKAMPTDELTVGDVGYLTAAIKNVGDTRVGDTITSAENPAKEALPGYRKLNPMVYCGLYPIDTAKYNDLREALEKLELNDSSLQYEAETSQALGFGFRCGFLGMLHMEIIQERIEREFKIDLITTAPSVIYDVYMTDGEKIVVDNPSNLPDPQKIERIEEPYVKATMMVPNDYVGSVMELCQGKRGNFIDMQYLDANRVSIVYEIPLAEIVYEFFDQLKSNTKGYASFDYELIGYRPSTLVKMDIMLNGEKIDALSFIVHRDYAYERGKIIVEKLKELIPRQHFEVPVQAAIGQKIVARSTIKAMRKNVLAKCYGGDISRKRKLLEKQKEGKKRMKQVGSVEVPQEAFMAVLKMDDSTPKK, translated from the coding sequence GTGACAGATAAAGAAAAACGATTAGAGCGGCAATCAAGAATTCGAAATTTCTCCATTATCGCCCATATTGACCATGGGAAATCCACATTGGCGGACCGTATTTTGGAAAAAACAGCGGCGATTACTCAACGGGAAATGAAAGAACAATTACTTGATTCCATGGATTTAGAGCGTGAACGCGGCATAACGATTAAATTAAACTCTGTCCAGCTGAAGTATAAGGCGAAGGATGGAGAAGAATATATCATGCACCTGATTGATACACCAGGGCATGTCGACTTCACCTATGAGGTATCTCGAAGCCTAGCTGCCTGTGAGGGTGCGATTCTCGTAGTAGATGCAGCACAAGGAATTGAAGCACAGACACTTGCGAACGTTTATTTAGCTCTTGATAACAACTTAGAAATTCTTCCGATTATCAATAAAATCGATCTGCCAAGTGCAGAGCCTGAGCGTGTAAGAGAAGAAATTGAAGATGTCATCGGGTTGGATGCGTCTGAAGCTGTTCTCACCTCTGCTAAGGCGGGTATTGGAATTGAGGAGATTTTAGAACAAATCGTTGAAAAGGTGCCGGCTCCCGCTGGAGATCCAGAAGCACCACTTCAAGCCCTTATTTTTGATTCTCTCTACGATGCGTATCGCGGTGTTATTGCGTACATACGAATTGTTGAAGGAACCGTCAAACCCGGTCAGAAAATTAAAATGATGGCGACAGGGAAAGAATTTGAAGTGCTTGAAGTCGGCGTTTTCACACCAAAAGCCATGCCAACAGACGAACTCACCGTTGGAGATGTTGGCTACTTAACTGCTGCGATTAAAAATGTCGGTGATACACGTGTAGGGGATACAATCACAAGTGCGGAAAATCCTGCGAAAGAAGCACTGCCAGGATACAGAAAGCTAAACCCAATGGTGTACTGCGGACTTTATCCAATTGATACAGCGAAATACAACGACTTACGTGAAGCGTTAGAGAAGCTTGAATTGAATGATTCTTCCCTTCAATATGAGGCAGAGACATCGCAAGCACTTGGCTTTGGTTTCCGCTGCGGTTTCCTTGGAATGCTTCATATGGAAATTATCCAAGAACGAATTGAACGTGAATTTAAAATTGATTTGATTACGACAGCGCCAAGTGTTATTTATGATGTATATATGACAGATGGAGAAAAAATCGTCGTAGATAACCCGTCCAATCTGCCTGATCCGCAAAAGATTGAGCGAATTGAAGAACCCTATGTCAAAGCAACTATGATGGTGCCGAATGATTATGTAGGCTCTGTGATGGAACTTTGCCAGGGAAAACGCGGGAATTTCATTGATATGCAGTATCTTGATGCGAACCGCGTGAGCATTGTGTACGAAATTCCTTTGGCAGAGATCGTATACGAATTTTTTGACCAGCTAAAGTCCAACACAAAAGGCTATGCGTCCTTTGATTATGAGCTGATTGGCTATCGTCCATCGACGTTAGTGAAGATGGATATCATGCTGAATGGCGAAAAAATCGATGCCCTTTCCTTTATTGTTCACCGCGATTATGCATATGAACGAGGCAAGATTATTGTAGAAAAGCTAAAAGAACTGATTCCACGCCAGCACTTTGAAGTGCCAGTTCAAGCAGCGATCGGTCAAAAAATTGTTGCTCGTTCCACCATTAAAGCGATGCGTAAAAACGTACTTGCTAAATGTTATGGTGGAGACATCTCCCGGAAAAGAAAGCTTCTTGAGAAGCAAAAAGAAGGGAAAAAGCGCATGAAGCAAGTCGGCTCTGTTGAGGTCCCGCAAGAAGCATTTATGGCCGTGCTGAAGATGGACGACAGCACACCGAAAAAATAA
- a CDS encoding YqxA family protein encodes MGSFIGKTIILGLVLLFGVFLGMQQANNGMLQMKGYHDPQLKGAFSIQMNDDKEKEASILGTAVTEKDLAEKQKQLEEIEGFNAFSKAGKILSDGMTHAARSLYNWVNGK; translated from the coding sequence ATGGGCTCATTTATTGGAAAAACCATTATTTTAGGATTGGTCTTGCTGTTTGGTGTCTTTTTAGGAATGCAGCAAGCGAATAATGGCATGCTGCAAATGAAGGGCTACCATGATCCGCAATTAAAAGGAGCTTTCTCCATTCAAATGAACGACGATAAAGAAAAGGAAGCTTCTATCTTAGGAACAGCTGTTACAGAAAAGGATCTTGCCGAAAAGCAAAAGCAGCTGGAGGAAATAGAGGGCTTTAATGCCTTTTCCAAAGCAGGAAAAATCCTGTCTGATGGCATGACACATGCAGCCCGTTCTCTTTATAATTGGGTGAATGGGAAATAA